A genomic window from Agreia sp. COWG includes:
- a CDS encoding LacI family DNA-binding transcriptional regulator gives MARATIHDVAAAAGVSVATVSKAVNGRYGVSPTTIDRVLAAVAALGYESSLVASSMRSRKTGVIGVLVSGFEPFSAEILKGVATGLGDSNYDLLAYSGSHHGDDEGWERRSLSRLSGTLIDGAIMVTPTVVNVASDVPIVAVDPHTGRADLPTVEADSRGGAFEATSYLIELGHRRIAFVSGRPDLKSARLRDAGYREALTAAGIAFDPELVRAGFYVADSARVAAQELLMQRNRPTAVFAANDLSAIAIIKVAHGLGLDVPRDLSVVGFDDVPEAARLELPLTTVHQPMQSIGQTAARMLTALLAGETLSSTHVLLPTRLVRRATTAPPRVPAG, from the coding sequence ATGGCGAGAGCGACGATTCACGATGTGGCCGCGGCCGCGGGCGTCTCCGTGGCCACGGTGTCGAAGGCGGTGAACGGTCGCTACGGCGTCTCGCCGACCACGATCGACCGCGTTCTCGCGGCCGTGGCGGCCCTCGGCTACGAGTCCAGCCTCGTCGCCAGCAGCATGCGCTCGCGCAAGACCGGAGTCATCGGCGTGCTGGTCTCGGGCTTCGAGCCCTTCAGCGCAGAGATATTGAAGGGGGTCGCCACGGGTCTCGGCGACTCGAACTACGATCTGCTCGCGTACAGCGGCTCGCACCACGGCGACGATGAGGGCTGGGAGCGCCGCTCCCTCTCTCGTCTCAGCGGAACACTGATCGACGGCGCCATCATGGTGACCCCCACCGTGGTGAACGTCGCATCCGACGTGCCCATCGTGGCCGTCGACCCGCACACGGGCCGGGCCGATCTGCCCACCGTCGAGGCCGACAGTCGGGGCGGCGCCTTCGAGGCCACCTCATACCTGATCGAACTCGGCCACCGCCGCATCGCCTTCGTCTCGGGCCGCCCAGACCTCAAGTCGGCGAGGTTGCGCGACGCCGGCTACCGCGAGGCCCTCACGGCCGCGGGCATCGCCTTCGACCCCGAGCTGGTGCGCGCCGGCTTCTATGTGGCCGACTCCGCGCGGGTCGCCGCCCAAGAGCTGCTGATGCAGCGCAACAGGCCCACCGCCGTGTTCGCGGCCAACGACCTCTCGGCCATCGCGATCATCAAGGTCGCCCACGGCCTCGGCCTCGATGTTCCGCGCGACCTCTCGGTCGTCGGCTTCGACGACGTTCCCGAGGCCGCGCGCCTCGAGCTGCCCCTGACCACCGTGCACCAGCCCATGCAGAGCATCGGGCAGACGGCGGCGCGCATGCTGACGGCCCTCCTCGCCGGCGAGACTCTCTCGTCGACGCACGTTCTGCTGCCGACGCGGCTCGTACGCCGCGCCACCACCGCGCCGCCGCGGGTGCCGGCAGGCTGA
- a CDS encoding carbohydrate ABC transporter permease produces the protein MTVATPSPLVSSAVPTRKKAARARGKRPVERDKRRSSVLTIILWMTLAYFLLPLVWLFLSSTKTNGDLFSTFGLWFGQTFALFDNVGQLFTFQDGIFVRWMGNTALYAITSAVGAALLATMCGYALAKYVFRGRSFVFALILGAVMVPLTALAIPTYLLFSAANLVDTPWAIILPSLVSPFGVYLVRVYASDAVDDSLIEAARIDGAGEFRIFTTIASRLLAPGIVTVLLFALVSTWNNYFLPLIMLNNPALFPATVGLAQWQQAATGGGGAQVLFSTVLTGSFVSIIPLVVAFLFLQRYWQSGLSTGGVKG, from the coding sequence GTGACCGTCGCCACACCATCCCCCCTCGTCTCCTCGGCGGTGCCGACCCGCAAAAAGGCCGCGCGGGCGCGCGGCAAGAGGCCCGTCGAGCGCGATAAGCGCCGCAGCTCGGTGCTCACGATCATCCTGTGGATGACGCTCGCATACTTCTTGCTACCGCTGGTCTGGCTCTTCCTGTCGTCGACGAAGACGAACGGAGACCTCTTCAGCACCTTCGGGCTGTGGTTCGGCCAGACATTCGCGCTCTTCGACAACGTGGGTCAGCTGTTCACCTTCCAAGACGGGATCTTCGTGAGGTGGATGGGCAACACCGCGCTCTACGCGATCACGAGCGCCGTCGGGGCCGCGCTGCTCGCGACCATGTGCGGTTACGCGCTCGCGAAGTACGTCTTCAGGGGCCGCTCGTTCGTGTTCGCGCTCATCCTGGGTGCCGTGATGGTGCCGCTCACGGCGCTCGCCATCCCGACATACCTGCTGTTCAGCGCTGCGAACCTGGTGGACACTCCATGGGCCATCATCCTGCCGTCCCTCGTCAGCCCCTTCGGCGTCTACCTGGTCAGGGTCTACGCGTCAGATGCGGTCGACGACAGCCTGATCGAGGCTGCGCGTATCGATGGCGCCGGAGAGTTTCGCATCTTCACGACCATCGCGTCGCGCCTGCTGGCGCCAGGTATTGTCACCGTTCTGCTGTTCGCCCTCGTGTCGACGTGGAACAACTATTTCTTGCCGCTGATCATGCTGAACAACCCCGCTCTGTTCCCGGCCACGGTCGGGTTGGCTCAATGGCAGCAGGCGGCCACGGGCGGCGGCGGCGCCCAGGTGCTCTTCTCCACTGTGCTCACGGGGTCGTTCGTATCGATCATCCCCCTGGTCGTGGCGTTCCTGTTCCTTCAGCGGTATTGGCAGTCCGGCCTCAGCACCGGTGGTGTGAAGGGCTAG
- a CDS encoding glycoside hydrolase family 43 protein yields the protein MGRYLNPVLPGCHPDPSICRVGDTFYLVTSSFEYLPGLPVHASKTLVDWTQIGHVIDRPGQLDLSGLASSRGLFAPTIRHDGELFHVVCTVVGPDDGGWPGRTGHFVVTAVEAAGPWSDVVWIDGVGGIDPSLTFDGERVWLTTTGLSPEARWPGQTDVSLVELDRATFQPLSPPTVIWRGALRGSVWAEGPHIRQRPGGGWMLAAAEGGTDTDHAVCVAYADDITGPYVGDPGNPRLTHRHLGSRAELAAVGHADLVDDEAGRTWATVLATRTVDGVEGLLGRQTHLVPVDWEERRPLFAPGSGRVELVVEDAGVAEQQPRRRDFSDDFAGPGLDGAWNGVGRHPGTFAELDEQGGLVRLRPGAEPATVRPQSFLGRRLPASDVSVSIDVELVPAADASHTAGHSGAHTAEDAGVHTGARTGLRGGLLLRTSERAHVEISLDDAGIIRCVSTTGGVSRQLATSADDPGRGLRHEPRRRVTIGLEVNGLSGVATIDGAPFVDVDLSGLVPEAGSGFVGAWIGPIALGDGGGHVAVHAVSTTVTAS from the coding sequence GTGGGCCGTTACCTGAACCCCGTTCTGCCCGGCTGCCATCCCGACCCGAGCATCTGCCGGGTCGGCGACACGTTCTACCTGGTGACGAGCAGCTTCGAATATCTGCCGGGTCTACCGGTGCACGCGTCGAAGACCCTCGTGGACTGGACGCAGATCGGGCACGTCATCGACCGACCAGGGCAACTCGACCTGTCGGGGCTGGCGTCGTCTCGAGGTCTGTTCGCGCCCACCATCCGGCACGACGGCGAGCTCTTTCACGTGGTCTGCACCGTCGTCGGCCCGGATGACGGCGGCTGGCCAGGGCGCACGGGCCACTTCGTGGTCACGGCGGTCGAGGCGGCGGGGCCGTGGTCTGATGTGGTGTGGATCGACGGCGTCGGCGGCATCGACCCGTCGCTGACGTTCGACGGCGAGCGCGTGTGGCTCACGACGACGGGCCTCTCCCCCGAGGCGAGGTGGCCCGGCCAGACAGACGTGTCGCTCGTCGAGCTCGACAGGGCCACGTTCCAGCCGCTGTCGCCGCCCACGGTCATCTGGCGCGGGGCGCTGAGAGGCAGCGTGTGGGCCGAAGGCCCGCACATCCGGCAGAGACCGGGCGGGGGCTGGATGCTCGCGGCGGCCGAGGGAGGCACCGACACCGACCACGCGGTGTGCGTCGCGTACGCCGACGACATCACGGGGCCGTATGTGGGCGACCCCGGCAATCCGCGGCTGACGCATCGGCACCTCGGCAGCAGGGCCGAGCTCGCCGCCGTGGGGCATGCCGATCTGGTCGACGATGAGGCAGGGCGAACGTGGGCGACGGTACTTGCGACGCGCACGGTCGACGGCGTGGAGGGGCTGCTGGGGCGCCAGACGCACCTGGTGCCCGTCGACTGGGAAGAGCGCCGACCGCTCTTCGCTCCCGGATCGGGGCGGGTCGAGCTCGTCGTCGAGGACGCCGGGGTCGCCGAGCAACAGCCGCGGCGGCGGGACTTCTCCGACGACTTCGCTGGCCCCGGCCTCGATGGTGCGTGGAACGGGGTGGGGCGGCATCCGGGCACGTTCGCGGAGCTGGATGAGCAGGGCGGCCTCGTAAGACTGCGCCCCGGAGCGGAACCGGCGACCGTGCGACCGCAGTCATTTCTCGGGCGACGACTACCGGCGAGCGACGTGTCGGTCTCGATCGACGTCGAGCTCGTTCCCGCTGCTGATGCATCGCATACCGCTGGGCATAGCGGCGCGCACACGGCGGAGGACGCCGGCGTGCACACCGGCGCTCGTACCGGGCTGCGCGGCGGACTGCTGCTGCGCACCAGCGAGCGGGCACACGTCGAGATCAGCCTCGACGACGCCGGAATCATCCGCTGCGTGTCGACGACCGGCGGCGTGAGCCGGCAACTCGCAACGAGCGCCGATGACCCCGGCCGGGGACTCCGCCATGAGCCTCGGCGCCGCGTGACGATCGGGCTCGAGGTGAATGGCCTGTCAGGCGTCGCCACGATCGACGGAGCGCCGTTCGTCGACGTCGATCTCAGCGGGCTCGTGCCCGAGGCGGGCAGCGGCTTCGTCGGCGCCTGGATAGGGCCGATCGCCCTGGGAGACGGGGGCGGCCACGTCGCCGTGCACGCGGTGTCGACGACCGTGACCGCGAGTTAG
- a CDS encoding SRPBCC family protein: MSTNVRLMACSPEDVFAVLGDGWLFPTWVVGSSRMRDVEKAWPAAGSHLHHSFGVWPAVIDDETTMHEWDPPRHMLMVAKGWPIGEASVQIDVKPRGGGCVVRIIEKAVAGPGKYVPPALLDIGLYIRNIETLRRLAYIAEGKAAGR; the protein is encoded by the coding sequence ATGTCGACGAACGTAAGACTGATGGCCTGTTCCCCCGAGGATGTCTTTGCCGTGCTCGGCGACGGCTGGCTGTTTCCGACCTGGGTCGTCGGCTCGTCGCGCATGCGCGACGTCGAGAAGGCCTGGCCCGCCGCGGGCTCGCACCTGCACCACTCGTTCGGCGTCTGGCCGGCGGTCATCGACGATGAGACCACGATGCACGAGTGGGATCCGCCCCGGCACATGCTGATGGTGGCGAAGGGGTGGCCCATCGGCGAGGCGTCGGTGCAGATCGACGTGAAGCCCCGAGGCGGCGGCTGTGTCGTGCGCATCATCGAGAAGGCGGTCGCCGGCCCGGGAAAGTACGTGCCACCGGCGCTGCTCGACATCGGCCTGTACATCCGCAACATCGAGACGCTGCGTCGCCTGGCCTACATCGCCGAGGGCAAGGCCGCCGGCAGGTAG
- a CDS encoding carbohydrate ABC transporter permease: MAVLREETHTSDTARGSQSPAVGIASALPAAGPRPRARSPWPQRGELLLLIGPALLVFVAFVILPVALAAYYGFFSWSGYGAATDFVGLRNYITILTDPAFMEALSHNAFIVVMSLVLQGPLALGIALLLNRKLRFQSLIRVLIFVPYVISEVVVGLGWSLMLQSNGALNGLLEKVGLGNLTADWISDPSVAIWTLLVIITWKYVGFAVILFLAGLQGIPDEITEAARIDGASYWQVQRYIVLPLMGPTVRIWAFLSIIGSLQLFDLVWIIWGQYVAGTAGTSTMATYMVANGRNAGSYGYGNAVAVVIFLISLVVALLYQRFVLRRDTAVATTGGAH, encoded by the coding sequence ATGGCTGTCCTGCGCGAAGAAACGCACACCAGTGACACCGCGCGGGGCAGCCAGAGCCCGGCCGTGGGAATCGCTTCGGCGCTTCCTGCGGCGGGGCCGCGCCCGCGCGCGCGATCCCCCTGGCCTCAACGCGGCGAACTGCTGCTCCTGATCGGCCCGGCTCTGTTGGTCTTCGTGGCCTTCGTCATCCTGCCCGTCGCGCTGGCCGCCTACTACGGCTTCTTCAGCTGGTCGGGCTACGGCGCGGCCACCGACTTCGTGGGTCTGCGCAACTACATCACCATCCTCACCGACCCGGCCTTCATGGAGGCACTGAGTCACAACGCATTCATCGTGGTGATGTCGCTCGTGCTGCAGGGCCCTCTCGCCCTCGGCATCGCGCTGCTGCTGAATCGCAAGCTGCGCTTCCAATCACTCATCCGCGTGCTGATCTTCGTGCCGTATGTCATCTCCGAGGTCGTCGTCGGCCTCGGCTGGAGCCTGATGCTCCAGTCCAACGGGGCGCTGAACGGCCTGCTCGAGAAGGTCGGCCTCGGCAATCTCACCGCGGACTGGATCAGCGATCCGAGCGTCGCCATCTGGACGCTGCTGGTGATCATCACGTGGAAGTACGTGGGCTTCGCGGTCATCCTCTTTCTCGCCGGCCTGCAGGGCATCCCCGACGAGATCACCGAGGCCGCGCGCATCGACGGCGCCAGCTACTGGCAGGTGCAGCGCTACATCGTCCTTCCCCTCATGGGACCGACCGTGCGCATCTGGGCGTTCCTGTCGATCATCGGCTCGCTGCAGCTGTTCGACCTCGTCTGGATCATCTGGGGCCAATATGTGGCCGGCACCGCGGGCACCTCGACCATGGCGACCTACATGGTGGCGAACGGCCGCAACGCCGGCAGCTACGGCTACGGAAACGCCGTCGCGGTCGTCATCTTCCTCATCTCACTCGTCGTCGCGCTGCTCTACCAGCGCTTCGTCCTGCGCCGCGACACCGCGGTCGCCACAACCGGAGGCGCACACTGA
- a CDS encoding VOC family protein: MLKDHPIDVVLLSKDLDASREFYEKRLGLDVIEATDAAITYSTGNTRLKVTASTIGSKDEQTKAEWRVLDLRAELDELKHRGVEPEEYDTDELKTVDGIADQGDTLVAYLLDPDGNALGIGQPK; encoded by the coding sequence ATGCTGAAAGACCACCCCATCGACGTCGTTCTGCTCTCGAAGGACCTCGATGCCTCGCGCGAGTTCTACGAGAAGCGCCTCGGCCTCGACGTGATCGAGGCCACCGACGCAGCCATCACGTACTCCACAGGCAACACCCGGCTCAAGGTCACGGCATCGACCATCGGCTCGAAAGACGAGCAGACCAAGGCCGAGTGGCGCGTGCTCGACCTGCGCGCCGAACTCGACGAGCTGAAACACCGGGGCGTCGAGCCCGAGGAGTACGACACCGACGAGCTGAAGACCGTCGACGGCATCGCTGACCAGGGCGACACCCTCGTGGCCTATCTGCTCGACCCCGACGGCAACGCGCTGGGCATCGGCCAGCCGAAGTAG
- a CDS encoding carbohydrate ABC transporter permease yields MAIAAPTAPVASRARRRRSSEQTRRSSLISYLVALVLIGLMLAPVAYIILGGFRTNSEITVDPSGFPVAWAWSNFTSVLASGSFWTQVLNSLIAAVSTTVFVVILGLMAAYGLSRYAFRGRGAVYALFTAGLMFPLTVAITPLYILVRNLGLTNSLAGVVIPQIAFALPLTIIVLVPFLAAIPNELQEAAAIDGLGRLGFFWRMVLRLSLPGVITVGILAFIASWNAYLLPLFILNGEASYTLPLGTQAFASQYAVDTAKVLAFTSLSMIPALIFFSLFERRIVGGLTGAVKG; encoded by the coding sequence ATGGCCATCGCCGCACCCACCGCACCCGTCGCATCCCGAGCCCGCCGGCGGCGCAGCTCGGAGCAGACCAGGCGTTCCAGCCTGATCTCCTACCTCGTGGCCCTCGTCTTGATCGGACTGATGCTGGCGCCCGTGGCCTACATCATCCTGGGCGGCTTCCGCACGAACTCCGAGATCACGGTCGACCCGTCCGGATTCCCGGTGGCCTGGGCCTGGTCGAACTTCACCAGCGTGCTCGCCAGCGGCTCGTTCTGGACCCAGGTGCTCAACTCCCTGATCGCCGCTGTCAGCACCACGGTGTTCGTCGTCATCTTGGGACTCATGGCCGCCTACGGACTCTCGCGCTACGCGTTCAGGGGCAGGGGAGCGGTGTACGCACTGTTCACCGCGGGCCTCATGTTTCCGCTCACCGTGGCCATCACGCCGCTCTACATCCTGGTGCGCAACCTCGGCCTCACGAATTCCCTCGCGGGCGTCGTCATTCCGCAGATCGCGTTCGCCCTGCCGCTGACCATCATCGTGCTGGTGCCGTTCCTCGCGGCCATCCCGAACGAGCTGCAGGAGGCCGCCGCGATCGACGGTCTCGGCCGGCTCGGCTTCTTCTGGCGCATGGTGCTGCGATTGTCGCTGCCCGGCGTGATCACCGTGGGCATCCTCGCCTTCATCGCGAGCTGGAACGCTTATCTGCTGCCGCTGTTCATTCTCAACGGCGAGGCCTCGTACACGCTGCCGCTCGGCACGCAGGCGTTCGCCTCGCAGTACGCCGTCGACACGGCCAAGGTGCTGGCCTTCACCTCGCTCAGCATGATTCCTGCGCTGATCTTCTTCAGCCTGTTCGAGCGACGCATCGTCGGCGGCCTCACCGGCGCCGTGAAGGGATGA
- a CDS encoding extracellular solute-binding protein, with amino-acid sequence MRLTKFVAGSAAILLGALALSGCAAGSSDSADGKVTLTFWHNSTTGDGKKYWEDTAAAFEKANPNVTIEIQAVQNEEMDGKLQTALNSGDAPDVFMARGGGKLADVVKAGQAMDVTAGLTDATKTAVGTSLDAFAVDGKNYGVPVAVLPSGMFYSSDLFTQAGVTSTPKTIEDLEKTDDQLKAAGIDPIAVGAKDAWPAAHWYYNFALRACSKQVLDDAATSRNFDDECWLKAGENLQDFIKTEPFNNGFLTTAAQQGAGSSAGLLANKQASMELMGAWDPGVIASLTPDTKPLADLKWFPFPEVSGGDGEAGAMMGGVDGYTCWVNAPKQCVDFLNFMVEKGNQEAYATAFQTVPASKDAQAGVSDPALKDVLKAYNDAPYVSVWLDTLYGQNVGNALNVAVVDMFAGKGDAKGIVDAVNAAAAKS; translated from the coding sequence ATGAGACTCACCAAATTCGTCGCCGGCTCGGCCGCGATTCTGCTGGGCGCACTCGCGCTGAGCGGATGCGCCGCCGGATCGAGCGACTCGGCCGACGGAAAGGTCACGCTGACCTTCTGGCACAACTCCACGACCGGCGACGGCAAGAAGTACTGGGAGGACACGGCGGCGGCATTCGAGAAGGCGAACCCCAACGTCACCATCGAGATCCAGGCCGTGCAGAACGAGGAGATGGACGGCAAGCTGCAGACCGCGCTCAATTCGGGCGATGCCCCCGACGTCTTCATGGCGAGGGGCGGCGGCAAGCTCGCCGACGTGGTGAAGGCAGGCCAGGCCATGGACGTCACGGCGGGTCTGACGGACGCGACCAAGACTGCCGTGGGCACGAGCCTCGACGCCTTCGCCGTCGACGGAAAGAACTACGGCGTTCCCGTAGCCGTTCTCCCTTCAGGAATGTTCTACTCGTCGGATCTCTTCACGCAGGCTGGCGTCACCAGTACCCCGAAGACCATCGAAGACCTCGAGAAGACCGATGACCAGCTCAAGGCGGCCGGCATCGACCCGATCGCCGTCGGCGCGAAAGACGCGTGGCCCGCTGCGCACTGGTACTACAACTTCGCGCTGCGCGCCTGCTCGAAGCAGGTGCTCGACGACGCTGCGACGAGCCGCAACTTCGACGACGAGTGCTGGCTGAAGGCGGGTGAGAACCTGCAGGACTTCATCAAGACGGAGCCCTTCAACAACGGCTTCCTCACCACGGCCGCACAGCAGGGTGCAGGTTCCTCCGCCGGACTGCTCGCCAACAAGCAGGCCAGCATGGAGCTCATGGGCGCCTGGGATCCGGGAGTGATCGCCTCCCTCACCCCCGATACCAAGCCCCTGGCCGATCTCAAGTGGTTCCCGTTCCCCGAGGTGTCGGGCGGCGACGGCGAGGCCGGTGCCATGATGGGCGGCGTCGACGGCTACACCTGCTGGGTGAACGCCCCGAAACAGTGCGTCGATTTCCTGAACTTCATGGTCGAGAAGGGCAACCAGGAGGCATACGCCACCGCGTTCCAGACCGTTCCCGCATCGAAGGATGCTCAGGCCGGCGTCAGCGATCCGGCCCTGAAAGACGTGCTGAAGGCCTACAACGACGCCCCCTACGTGAGCGTCTGGCTCGACACCCTCTACGGACAGAACGTGGGCAACGCACTGAACGTGGCCGTCGTCGACATGTTCGCCGGCAAGGGTGATGCCAAGGGCATCGTCGACGCCGTGAACGCCGCGGCAGCGAAGTCCTAG
- the glgX gene encoding glycogen debranching protein GlgX, with translation MSSSRSLPYPLGVSLTDAGTNVAVYSETADKIEFCLFDEEGTETRTRLGTRTGHVFHAIVEGAGVGSRYGIRVHGEWNPEKGLRHNPNKLLLDPHARAIEGEYDWGQAVFGHDMNNPDQLDETDSASSVPKCVITDDSFDWSADGGDTAHRIPLSESVIYEVHVKGFTKTHPDVPEQIRGTYAGLAHPAAIKHLTDLGVTAVELLPVHHFAQDSHLLEKDLRNYWGYNSIGFFAPHGDYSSAGDGGEQVAEFKAMVKALHAAGLEVILDVVYNHTAEGNHMGPTLSFKGIDNAAYYRLVEGDEGAYFDTTGTGNSLNVGHPAALGLIMDSLRYWVTEMHIDGFRFDLATTLTRQGGDAELHSAFLTLIQQDPVLAPVKMIAEPWDTAGYQVGGFPADWSEWNGKFRDDVRDFWQGENNVLSTTSQRVLGSPDVYEGDRRSPLSSINFVTAHDGFTLADLTAYDEKHNEANGEDNNDGESDNKSANGGVEGDTSDAAVLEYRNRQRRNFLATVLLSAGVPMLLGGDEIARTQGGNNNAYCQDNEISWFDWQNADRELFDFTSALITLRLEHASLRPDWFRQAPGVGINAVVVLRSDNKEFSDEDWENPDARSIMFVFTSEGADSFALLMNSAGNGVEFTLPDAPGAAWTLASSSDPEQQVADDATSLIVRDHSFTLLRSAQ, from the coding sequence ATGTCCTCTTCGCGCTCCCTGCCCTACCCCCTCGGCGTCAGCCTGACCGACGCCGGAACGAACGTCGCCGTCTACTCCGAGACCGCCGACAAGATCGAGTTCTGCCTCTTCGACGAGGAGGGCACCGAGACCCGCACCCGGCTCGGCACCCGCACGGGCCACGTGTTCCACGCCATCGTCGAGGGTGCCGGTGTCGGCAGCCGCTACGGCATCCGGGTGCACGGCGAGTGGAACCCCGAGAAGGGGCTGCGTCACAACCCGAACAAGCTGCTGCTCGACCCGCACGCCCGCGCCATCGAGGGCGAGTACGACTGGGGCCAGGCGGTGTTCGGCCACGACATGAACAACCCCGACCAGCTCGACGAGACCGACTCGGCCTCGAGTGTTCCGAAGTGCGTCATCACCGACGACTCCTTCGACTGGTCCGCCGACGGCGGCGACACGGCCCATCGCATCCCGCTCTCCGAGAGCGTCATCTACGAGGTGCACGTGAAGGGCTTCACCAAGACGCACCCCGACGTACCAGAGCAGATCCGCGGCACCTACGCGGGCCTCGCGCATCCGGCCGCCATCAAGCACCTCACCGACCTCGGTGTGACCGCGGTCGAGCTGCTTCCGGTGCACCATTTCGCCCAGGACAGCCACCTGCTCGAGAAGGATCTGCGCAACTACTGGGGCTACAACAGCATCGGCTTCTTCGCGCCCCACGGCGACTACAGCTCGGCCGGCGACGGCGGCGAACAGGTCGCGGAGTTCAAGGCCATGGTGAAGGCGCTGCACGCGGCCGGTCTCGAGGTCATCCTCGACGTGGTCTACAACCACACTGCCGAGGGCAACCACATGGGCCCGACGCTCTCATTCAAGGGCATCGACAACGCCGCCTACTACCGCCTCGTGGAGGGCGACGAGGGTGCGTACTTCGACACCACCGGAACCGGCAACAGCCTGAACGTCGGGCATCCGGCCGCCCTGGGGCTCATCATGGACTCGCTGCGCTACTGGGTCACTGAGATGCACATCGACGGCTTCCGTTTCGACCTCGCCACCACTCTCACCCGGCAGGGCGGCGACGCAGAGTTGCACAGCGCGTTCCTCACTCTCATCCAGCAAGACCCGGTGCTCGCCCCCGTGAAGATGATCGCCGAGCCGTGGGATACCGCGGGCTATCAGGTGGGCGGTTTCCCGGCCGACTGGTCGGAGTGGAACGGCAAGTTCCGCGACGATGTGCGCGACTTCTGGCAGGGCGAGAACAATGTGCTGAGCACGACGTCACAGCGCGTTCTCGGCAGCCCGGATGTCTACGAGGGCGACCGCAGATCACCCCTGTCGAGCATCAACTTCGTCACCGCGCACGACGGCTTCACGCTCGCCGACCTCACGGCGTACGACGAAAAGCACAACGAGGCCAACGGCGAGGACAACAACGACGGCGAGAGTGACAACAAATCGGCCAACGGCGGCGTCGAGGGCGACACGTCAGACGCGGCTGTGCTGGAGTACCGCAACAGGCAGCGCCGCAACTTTCTCGCCACGGTGCTGCTCTCGGCCGGAGTGCCCATGCTGCTCGGCGGCGACGAGATCGCTCGTACCCAGGGCGGAAACAACAACGCCTACTGCCAAGACAATGAGATCTCGTGGTTCGACTGGCAGAACGCAGACCGTGAGCTGTTCGACTTCACCTCGGCGCTCATCACGCTGCGCCTCGAGCACGCGTCGCTGCGCCCCGACTGGTTCCGCCAGGCGCCCGGTGTCGGCATCAACGCGGTGGTCGTCCTGCGCAGCGACAACAAGGAGTTCTCGGACGAGGACTGGGAGAACCCCGACGCGCGCTCCATCATGTTCGTCTTCACCTCCGAGGGTGCGGATTCTTTCGCGCTCTTGATGAACTCGGCCGGCAACGGCGTCGAATTCACGCTGCCGGATGCGCCGGGCGCCGCCTGGACTCTCGCCTCGTCGAGCGACCCCGAGCAGCAGGTGGCCGACGACGCGACCTCGCTGATCGTGCGCGATCACTCCTTCACCCTGCTGCGCTCGGCGCAGTGA
- a CDS encoding linear amide C-N hydrolase, producing MCTRVFWNDNPIAKVASRSMDWEVSDEPQLWFYPRGLDRSGGPQPDAAAWQSTYSSVALSMWNVGTSDGMNEKGLAAHALFLDDIQPPAGTGLPTVAMAMWVQYVLDNFSTVAEVVQHVNDFELIAPPIRGQYMGAHLALEDPSGDSAIIEPIDGVMVVHHGPEFTVMANSPDYDDQLANLARYAPFGGELTPPGDITSLDRFVRASYFRHYLPEPTTIQETVAGVFRLTQNAAVPPGAPYSNGGVYPTWWHAAADVTNLSYYFWSTLSPSVIWVDLAALADGTELLALNPRQDELVGDATSAFEQSKLLYG from the coding sequence ATGTGCACACGCGTCTTCTGGAATGACAACCCGATCGCCAAGGTCGCTTCGCGGTCGATGGACTGGGAGGTCAGCGACGAACCCCAGCTCTGGTTCTATCCGCGCGGCCTCGATCGTTCGGGCGGCCCGCAACCGGATGCCGCCGCCTGGCAGTCCACCTACTCCTCCGTCGCGCTCAGCATGTGGAACGTGGGCACCTCGGACGGCATGAACGAGAAGGGGCTCGCTGCACACGCGCTGTTTCTCGACGACATCCAGCCCCCGGCAGGCACCGGCCTCCCCACCGTGGCGATGGCCATGTGGGTTCAGTACGTGCTCGACAACTTCTCGACGGTGGCCGAGGTCGTGCAGCACGTCAACGACTTCGAGCTCATCGCTCCGCCCATCCGAGGCCAGTACATGGGCGCCCACCTGGCCCTCGAAGACCCCTCGGGCGACTCCGCCATCATCGAGCCGATCGACGGCGTGATGGTGGTTCATCACGGCCCCGAGTTCACCGTCATGGCGAACTCCCCCGACTACGACGACCAGCTCGCGAACCTCGCGCGCTACGCCCCGTTCGGCGGCGAGCTGACTCCCCCGGGCGACATCACGTCACTCGACCGCTTCGTTCGCGCCAGCTATTTCCGGCACTACCTGCCCGAGCCGACCACCATCCAAGAGACCGTCGCCGGCGTCTTCCGGCTCACCCAGAATGCTGCGGTTCCGCCCGGAGCTCCCTACAGCAACGGCGGTGTCTACCCCACGTGGTGGCACGCGGCCGCAGACGTGACGAACCTCTCCTACTACTTCTGGTCGACGCTCAGCCCCTCGGTGATCTGGGTCGACCTGGCGGCGCTCGCCGATGGCACCGAGCTGCTGGCGCTGAACCCGCGCCAAGACGAGCTGGTCGGCGACGCGACGAGCGCGTTCGAGCAGAGCAAACTTCTCTACGGCTGA